Proteins co-encoded in one Ruegeria sp. YS9 genomic window:
- a CDS encoding NAD+ synthase gives MADRFRITLAQLNPTVGDIDGNAAKVVAAWEQGKAAGADLVAFPEMFITGYNTQDLVLKPVFHRAAMDAVETLAAKCADGPAIALGGPWVDDGKLYNAYLILKGGRITSKVLKHHLPNETVFDEVRLYDAGPLGGPYSVGNFRIGSPICEDGWHPDVAETLEETGAEFLLIPNGSPYFRNKYDVRLNHMVARVVETGLPLIYLNMVGGQDDQVFDGASFGLNPGGELAFRMPVFDEVVSQVDLERGDDGWRIVPAEIVPQPDVWEQDYRAMVQSLRDYMGKTGFKKAVLGLSGGIDSALVATIAVDAIGADSVRCVMLPSEYTSQASLDDAEAVAKALGVHYDHVPISESRAAVTNTLAPLFAGLDEGLTEENIQSRLRGLLLMAISNKFGEMLLTTGNKSEVAVGYATIYGDMNGGYNPIKDLYKTRVFETCRWRNANHRDWMMGPDGEVIRPSVIDKPPSAELREDQKDSDSLPDYPVLDGILDILVDQDGSIADCVAAGFDEADARRVEHLIYISEYKRFQSAPGTRLSKRAFWLDRRYPIVNRWRERR, from the coding sequence ATGGCCGACCGTTTCCGCATCACTCTGGCGCAACTGAACCCGACCGTAGGGGACATCGACGGCAATGCGGCCAAGGTCGTTGCCGCGTGGGAACAGGGCAAGGCGGCGGGGGCCGATCTGGTGGCGTTCCCCGAGATGTTCATCACCGGATACAACACGCAGGATCTGGTGCTGAAGCCTGTGTTTCATCGCGCGGCCATGGATGCGGTCGAGACTCTGGCCGCGAAATGCGCCGATGGGCCCGCGATTGCCCTGGGTGGTCCGTGGGTCGATGATGGCAAGTTGTACAATGCCTATCTGATCCTGAAGGGGGGGCGGATCACCAGCAAGGTTCTGAAGCACCACCTGCCGAATGAAACTGTTTTCGACGAAGTGCGCCTGTATGATGCGGGTCCTCTGGGCGGTCCGTATTCGGTTGGCAACTTCCGGATCGGCAGCCCCATCTGCGAGGATGGCTGGCACCCGGATGTGGCGGAAACCCTTGAGGAAACCGGGGCCGAGTTTCTACTGATCCCCAATGGGTCGCCCTATTTCCGGAACAAATACGATGTACGTCTGAACCATATGGTCGCGCGCGTGGTCGAAACGGGCCTGCCGCTGATCTACCTGAACATGGTCGGCGGGCAGGACGATCAGGTCTTTGACGGCGCCAGCTTCGGTCTCAACCCGGGCGGAGAGCTGGCCTTCCGGATGCCGGTATTCGACGAAGTGGTTTCTCAGGTGGATCTTGAGCGTGGCGATGATGGCTGGCGCATTGTGCCGGCAGAAATCGTGCCCCAGCCAGATGTGTGGGAGCAGGATTATCGCGCGATGGTGCAGTCCCTGCGGGACTATATGGGCAAGACCGGTTTCAAAAAGGCAGTTCTGGGACTTTCCGGAGGGATCGATTCCGCCTTGGTGGCGACCATCGCGGTGGATGCCATCGGGGCCGACAGTGTTCGCTGCGTGATGTTGCCGTCGGAATACACCAGCCAAGCGTCATTGGACGATGCCGAGGCCGTCGCCAAGGCGCTGGGTGTGCACTATGACCATGTGCCGATTTCGGAAAGCCGGGCTGCCGTCACCAACACGCTTGCTCCGCTATTTGCGGGGTTGGACGAAGGCTTGACCGAGGAGAACATTCAGTCGCGCCTGCGCGGGCTTTTGCTGATGGCGATTTCGAACAAGTTTGGTGAAATGCTTTTGACCACCGGCAACAAGTCCGAGGTCGCGGTGGGCTATGCCACGATCTATGGCGACATGAATGGCGGCTACAACCCGATCAAGGATCTGTACAAGACCCGCGTGTTCGAAACCTGCCGCTGGCGCAACGCCAATCATCGAGACTGGATGATGGGGCCTGACGGAGAGGTCATTCGCCCGTCCGTCATCGACAAACCCCCCAGCGCCGAACTGCGCGAAGATCAGAAGGACAGTGACAGCCTGCCGGACTATCCGGTACTGGATGGGATACTTGATATTCTGGTCGATCAGGACGGATCCATCGCGGATTGCGTCGCCGCCGGATTTGACGAGGCGGATGCGAGAAGGGTCGAACATCTGATCTATATCAGCGAGTACAAACGGTTCCAGTCCGCTCCGGGCACGCGCTTGAGCAAGCGGGCATTCTGGCTGGACCGGCGGTACCCGATCGTGAATCGCTGGCGCGAACGTCGCTGA
- a CDS encoding FAD-binding oxidoreductase → MTAPKPTPVEPDLALPKTVDVVVIGGGIIGVSTALELAERGASVLLCEKGQIAAEQSSRNWGWVRLGMRDPREIPLMQESSRIWQTLDDRLDRKTGYTRSGILFGASGRRDAGNMERWLHHVDGLQTGARMVSGGELTDLLHGNQSGFETALYMPQDGRAEPQWTAPAIAEAARARGAVIMTNCAVRSVDVQAGRIAGVFTERGRVASGRVVLAGGAWSRLFAGNAGIELPQLKVLNTVLRTSPIAEGPEVSLWSDDFAIRKRADGGYTIASGHENTVDIVPDSFRLAMQFLPAFVQEWKSLRFRLSKRWTIEAKQDRRWLPTDVTPFEKCRILDPEPSQKTLRRAWASACKGYPAVQTGEIVQSWAGMIDVTPDAIPVISGVDDLPGMYIATGFSGHGFGIGPGAGRLMADLVSETVPCVDPAAFRLSRFSDGSKVRPDPGY, encoded by the coding sequence ATGACCGCGCCCAAACCGACTCCTGTAGAACCTGATCTTGCCCTGCCCAAAACCGTTGATGTCGTGGTCATCGGCGGCGGAATCATCGGCGTTTCAACCGCGTTGGAACTGGCAGAGCGGGGCGCTTCGGTTCTTTTGTGCGAAAAAGGGCAGATTGCAGCCGAACAAAGTTCTCGCAATTGGGGTTGGGTCCGTCTTGGGATGCGGGACCCAAGAGAGATACCCCTGATGCAGGAATCGTCGCGCATCTGGCAGACGCTCGATGACCGGCTGGACCGCAAGACAGGTTACACCCGATCCGGTATCCTTTTTGGCGCATCCGGCAGGCGGGATGCCGGCAACATGGAACGTTGGCTGCACCATGTGGACGGATTGCAGACCGGCGCGCGGATGGTTTCGGGCGGTGAGTTGACAGACCTTTTGCACGGCAACCAATCAGGCTTTGAAACCGCTTTGTACATGCCGCAGGACGGTCGTGCCGAACCTCAATGGACAGCCCCCGCCATTGCCGAAGCTGCGCGGGCTCGGGGCGCGGTGATCATGACGAATTGCGCCGTGCGCAGTGTGGACGTTCAGGCTGGACGTATCGCCGGTGTCTTCACCGAGCGCGGCAGAGTTGCCAGCGGCCGCGTCGTTCTGGCCGGAGGGGCGTGGTCGCGCCTGTTTGCAGGCAATGCGGGGATCGAACTGCCGCAGCTGAAGGTTCTGAATACGGTCCTGCGCACATCCCCCATCGCAGAGGGGCCCGAGGTGTCGTTGTGGTCGGATGACTTTGCGATCCGAAAACGGGCCGATGGCGGTTACACAATTGCCTCCGGTCATGAGAATACCGTGGACATCGTGCCGGACAGTTTTCGATTGGCGATGCAGTTCCTGCCGGCTTTTGTGCAGGAATGGAAATCTCTGCGCTTTCGCCTGTCCAAACGCTGGACGATCGAAGCAAAACAGGACCGGAGATGGCTGCCAACTGATGTGACACCATTCGAAAAGTGCCGGATCCTGGACCCTGAGCCGTCGCAAAAAACGTTGCGACGCGCCTGGGCCAGTGCATGCAAGGGATATCCCGCTGTGCAAACGGGCGAGATCGTACAAAGCTGGGCAGGTATGATCGATGTGACGCCGGATGCCATTCCCGTCATCTCGGGTGTGGATGACCTGCCGGGAATGTACATCGCCACCGGGTTTTCAGGCCATGGTTTTGGAATCGGACCCGGGGCGGGGCGGCTGATGGCTGATCTGGTTTCAGAAACAGTGCCTTGCGTGGACCCGGCTGCCTTTCGCCTGTCGCGGTTCAGCGACGGTTCAAAAGTGCGACCGGATCCGGGGTACTGA
- a CDS encoding MBL fold metallo-hydrolase: MTMKLTRRAALGTAAALPFATAAAPVLAASPETKANSTIAKSFHVGDFTVTTLLDGSFPRDGAKEIFGGGATDEEFAKVSAENFIPADVAQFFFTPSLVNTGSELVLFDTGLGQGGIQAALADAGVTPDQIDVVVITHMHPDHIGGMTTEGAPTFANARYVTASPEYDFWAAQDAGNRVGDLVAEKVTPLAEKMTFVEDGGEVASGITAVAAYGHTPGHTVYHLESNGQRLVLTADLANHYVWSFAHPEWEIRFDMDKAAATAARRNVLGMLAADKVPMVGYHMPFPGAGYVEARGEGFRFVPVSYQMMG, from the coding sequence ATGACAATGAAACTCACGCGCCGCGCCGCTTTGGGAACTGCCGCCGCCTTGCCGTTTGCAACCGCAGCTGCACCGGTTCTGGCCGCAAGCCCGGAAACCAAAGCAAACTCGACCATCGCCAAGTCATTTCATGTTGGCGACTTCACGGTCACGACCCTGCTGGATGGCAGCTTTCCACGCGACGGAGCCAAAGAGATTTTTGGGGGCGGAGCGACGGACGAAGAATTCGCCAAGGTTTCGGCTGAGAACTTCATTCCCGCAGACGTCGCACAGTTTTTCTTTACCCCCTCGCTGGTCAACACAGGCTCAGAGCTGGTTCTGTTTGATACCGGTCTGGGGCAAGGTGGCATACAGGCCGCGCTGGCAGATGCGGGTGTAACCCCGGATCAGATCGATGTGGTCGTGATAACGCATATGCACCCTGACCATATCGGTGGCATGACGACCGAAGGCGCGCCCACCTTCGCCAATGCGCGCTACGTGACGGCTTCTCCGGAATATGATTTCTGGGCTGCGCAGGACGCAGGCAATCGCGTGGGCGATCTGGTCGCCGAAAAAGTCACACCACTGGCCGAGAAAATGACCTTTGTCGAAGACGGGGGCGAGGTCGCCTCGGGCATTACCGCGGTTGCCGCTTATGGCCATACACCAGGCCACACGGTCTATCATCTGGAAAGCAACGGGCAACGTCTGGTGCTGACGGCGGATCTGGCCAACCATTATGTCTGGTCTTTCGCTCATCCCGAATGGGAAATCCGGTTTGACATGGACAAGGCCGCAGCAACTGCCGCGCGCCGCAATGTCCTTGGCATGCTGGCTGCCGACAAAGTGCCCATGGTCGGCTATCACATGCCTTTCCCCGGTGCAGGCTATGTTGAGGCACGCGGAGAAGGCTTCCGCTTTGTCCCGGTCAGCTACCAGATGATGGGTTAG
- a CDS encoding DUF1801 domain-containing protein, producing MARSDNKTVPTDQSVENFLRTVQPARRAEDAHQLDKLFRATTGFSPVMWGPSIVGYGRYHYRYKSGREGDFLATGFSPRKSALVIYIMPGYAGFADLMARLGKHKLGKSCLYVNKLADIDTGVLGELIRAGLDDLDRVWPVKPF from the coding sequence ATGGCGCGATCAGACAACAAGACAGTTCCGACAGATCAAAGCGTCGAGAATTTCCTGAGAACGGTTCAACCGGCGCGCCGTGCTGAAGACGCGCACCAGCTTGACAAATTGTTTCGCGCCACCACCGGGTTTAGCCCGGTCATGTGGGGCCCGTCGATCGTCGGGTATGGCCGCTACCATTATCGCTACAAATCGGGTCGTGAAGGCGACTTTCTGGCAACCGGTTTTTCGCCGCGCAAATCAGCTTTGGTGATTTACATCATGCCGGGTTACGCAGGTTTTGCGGATCTCATGGCCAGATTGGGAAAACACAAACTGGGCAAGTCCTGTCTTTACGTCAACAAACTGGCGGATATCGACACGGGCGTTTTGGGCGAACTCATTCGCGCCGGATTGGACGACCTCGACAGGGTGTGGCCGGTGAAACCATTCTGA
- the gltX gene encoding glutamate--tRNA ligase, translating into MTTTRFAPSPTGYIHVGNLRTALMNYLIARKAGGTFILRIDDTDPERSKEEYVDAIKQDLEWLGLHWDRVERQSDRLDRYAEAADKLRAMGRLYEAFETPTELDLKRKKQLNMGKPPVYDRAALNLSEAEKEALRAERGNGVWRFKLDHERIEWNDGILGDISIDAASVSDPVLIRGDGQVLYTIASVVDDTEMGVTDVVRGSDHVTNTATQIQIIEALGGRCPRFAHHSLLTGPQGEALSKRLGTLALRDLREQGVQPMALLSLMARLGSSDPVELRSEMAELIDGFDVNRFGAAPTKFDVQDLFPLTARYLQSLPLSDVAGAVADAGVPDELAEPFWAMARENITTLADLKGWWELCRDGADPLIADEDQEFIAQAMALLPEGPFDGETWNTWTKAVKEATGRKGKGLFMPLRKALTGKERGPEMAALMPLLQVIRARG; encoded by the coding sequence ATGACAACCACCCGTTTCGCCCCGTCGCCCACCGGTTACATCCATGTGGGCAACCTGCGCACCGCCCTGATGAACTATCTGATTGCCCGCAAGGCAGGCGGTACGTTCATCCTGCGCATCGATGATACCGACCCCGAACGGTCGAAAGAAGAATATGTCGATGCCATCAAGCAGGACCTGGAATGGCTGGGTTTGCATTGGGACCGGGTCGAGCGTCAGTCGGACCGTCTGGATCGCTATGCCGAAGCGGCCGACAAGCTGCGCGCGATGGGTCGTTTGTACGAGGCATTCGAAACGCCGACCGAACTGGATCTGAAACGCAAGAAGCAACTGAACATGGGCAAGCCGCCGGTCTATGACCGCGCTGCGCTGAACCTGTCGGAGGCCGAAAAAGAAGCCTTGCGCGCCGAACGTGGCAACGGCGTCTGGCGCTTCAAGCTGGATCATGAACGTATCGAATGGAATGACGGCATTCTTGGCGACATCTCGATTGATGCGGCTTCGGTTTCCGATCCGGTTCTGATCCGTGGCGATGGTCAGGTTCTCTATACGATTGCGTCGGTTGTGGATGATACTGAAATGGGCGTAACTGATGTCGTACGGGGTTCGGACCATGTGACCAACACGGCGACGCAGATCCAGATCATCGAGGCGCTGGGCGGGCGTTGTCCGCGTTTTGCCCACCATTCTCTGCTGACTGGTCCGCAGGGCGAGGCATTGTCGAAACGGCTGGGCACGCTGGCTTTGCGCGATCTTCGCGAACAGGGTGTGCAACCGATGGCGTTGCTGAGCCTGATGGCGCGTCTGGGCTCGTCTGATCCGGTTGAGCTGCGCTCGGAAATGGCCGAGCTGATCGACGGATTTGATGTGAACCGGTTTGGTGCCGCGCCGACCAAGTTCGATGTACAGGACCTGTTCCCGCTGACCGCCAGGTATTTGCAATCGCTGCCGCTGTCCGATGTGGCCGGTGCCGTTGCGGATGCCGGTGTTCCCGATGAATTGGCAGAACCTTTCTGGGCCATGGCCCGTGAAAACATCACCACCCTGGCCGATCTCAAGGGCTGGTGGGAGCTGTGCCGTGACGGGGCCGATCCCCTGATCGCCGATGAAGATCAGGAATTCATTGCCCAGGCGATGGCTTTGCTGCCCGAAGGCCCGTTCGACGGCGAGACCTGGAACACCTGGACCAAAGCCGTGAAAGAGGCAACCGGTCGCAAGGGCAAAGGTCTGTTCATGCCGCTGCGCAAAGCGCTGACCGGCAAGGAGCGCGGCCCGGAAATGGCAGCGCTGATGCCGTTGCTACAGGTGATCCGCGCGCGCGGCTAA
- a CDS encoding gamma-glutamylcyclotransferase family protein: MADPYFFGYGSLVNLATHDFPDPRPARLKGWRRAWQHTDLRPVAFLTAVPDPESEIEGMIAHVPKNDWAALDEREWAYDRIPATQSVSHPLTHDVEIAVYAVPQDRHSEPSNHHPLLLSYIDVVVQGYLRAFGEDGADRFFETTTGWDAPILNDRAEPRYPRHQQLKPVERDFVDDRLTSLSVRFVQPA, translated from the coding sequence ATGGCCGACCCCTATTTCTTTGGCTATGGCAGCCTCGTGAACCTCGCGACGCATGATTTCCCCGATCCGCGCCCCGCGCGACTGAAAGGTTGGCGGCGGGCCTGGCAGCATACCGATCTGCGACCCGTGGCGTTTCTGACTGCCGTGCCCGACCCCGAGTCAGAGATCGAAGGCATGATTGCGCATGTTCCAAAAAATGACTGGGCCGCGCTGGATGAACGGGAATGGGCGTATGACCGAATTCCTGCAACGCAGTCGGTTTCACATCCCCTGACGCACGATGTCGAAATAGCTGTCTACGCCGTCCCTCAGGATCGGCACAGCGAGCCCAGCAATCACCATCCATTGCTGCTCAGCTATATCGACGTTGTCGTGCAAGGTTACTTGCGGGCATTCGGCGAGGACGGCGCGGATCGATTCTTTGAGACGACAACCGGATGGGATGCCCCGATCCTGAATGATCGCGCCGAACCGCGTTATCCACGCCACCAGCAACTCAAACCTGTCGAACGTGATTTTGTCGATGACCGCCTGACCAGTTTGTCGGTTCGATTTGTGCAACCAGCGTAA
- a CDS encoding Rrf2 family transcriptional regulator codes for MRITKRTNIAVRLLMYCAAHPDRLVTKSEIAEVCNISENHLAQVINQLSQLNYLSTQRGRNGGMSLARPADQIRIGAVFRHVEGALPIAECFADADNTCPLTDACRLRLALQDAAEVFYASLDDVTLDALVCDNDPLLRLLQPVACVR; via the coding sequence ATGCGGATTACCAAACGGACGAATATCGCTGTGCGCCTGTTGATGTATTGCGCAGCTCACCCGGACAGGCTGGTCACGAAATCCGAAATCGCCGAAGTGTGCAACATTTCGGAAAACCATCTGGCGCAGGTGATCAATCAGCTGAGCCAGCTGAACTATCTGAGCACGCAGCGCGGTCGTAACGGTGGCATGTCGCTGGCGCGCCCCGCGGATCAGATCCGCATCGGTGCGGTGTTCCGGCATGTTGAAGGGGCTTTGCCTATTGCCGAGTGTTTCGCCGACGCTGACAACACGTGCCCGCTCACGGATGCCTGCCGGCTGAGGCTTGCGCTTCAGGACGCGGCAGAGGTGTTCTATGCGTCCCTGGACGATGTTACCCTGGATGCGCTGGTATGTGACAATGATCCGCTGCTGAGGCTCTTGCAGCCTGTGGCCTGCGTGCGCTGA
- a CDS encoding ABC transporter permease, translating to MSLRMAGRLARRELRGGLSGFRIFLACLALGVAAIAAVGSVRTAIQTGLAQEGASLLGGDAELEFTYRFADPAERAWMQQTSAGVSEIVDFRSMAVVPGATGPERALTQVKSVDAAYPLVGSVRLEPEIPLEDALNGSSGLPGAVMEPVLMDRLGVSVGDRFSLGTQEFILTAALLDEPDSAADGFGLGPRTLVRTEALQASGLLEPGTLFSTKYRMILPRNADLSDVSAKADAAFEGTGMRWTDARNGAPGISEFVNRLSAFLVLVGLSGLAVGGIGVSAAVRAYLTQKTETVATLRTLGADRATIFQTYMIQIGVLSVFGIVIGLTLGGLAPLVLAPLLESQLPVPAVFSLYPQPLIEAAIYGLLTAFLFTLWPLARTEDVRAATLFRDALSSARPFPRLIYVVATGVGLLLLIALASWFSGSTRLTVWTGGGLVGALALLALAAYAIRKLARAGASLARGRPTVRWALSAISDPREGAGSVVLSLGLGLSVLAAVGQIDGTLRNAISGNLPDVAPSYFFVDIQKDQMPGFTERLQSDPAVSRIESAPMLRGIITQINGRPARDVAGDHWVLEGDRGVTYSVQPPPNARLTAGEWWAEDYAGAPQVSFAAEEAEEMGLNLGDQLTVNILGRDITAELTSLREVDFSTAGMGFVMSMNPSALAGAPHSFIATVYADEQAEAAILRDLAGQFPNITAIRVRDAIDRVSGLLAGIAAATSYGAGVSLLTGFLVLIGAAAAGEPARRYEAAILRTLGADRSHILRSFGLRSVLLGAAAGCVALFVGILGGWAVATYIFDTEFTVIWSSAFGIVLAGIGVTLCAGLVFALRPLSVRPARILRASD from the coding sequence ATGAGCCTGCGGATGGCCGGGCGGCTCGCCCGCCGCGAGCTACGCGGAGGCCTGAGTGGTTTTCGGATCTTTCTGGCCTGTTTGGCGTTGGGGGTCGCGGCCATCGCGGCCGTCGGTTCGGTCCGTACAGCCATCCAGACGGGACTGGCTCAGGAAGGAGCCTCGCTGCTGGGGGGCGATGCCGAGCTTGAGTTCACCTATCGATTTGCCGACCCGGCCGAACGCGCGTGGATGCAACAGACGTCTGCGGGCGTTTCCGAGATTGTCGATTTCCGCTCGATGGCCGTCGTGCCCGGCGCGACAGGTCCGGAACGAGCGCTGACTCAGGTCAAGTCGGTCGACGCCGCGTACCCACTTGTCGGCTCGGTACGGCTGGAACCCGAGATCCCGCTGGAAGACGCCCTGAACGGCAGTTCCGGCTTGCCCGGGGCGGTGATGGAACCTGTGCTGATGGACCGGCTTGGGGTGTCCGTCGGTGATCGGTTTTCACTTGGGACGCAAGAGTTCATCCTGACGGCTGCCTTGCTGGACGAGCCCGACAGTGCGGCGGATGGGTTTGGTCTTGGGCCGCGTACTCTGGTACGAACCGAGGCGTTGCAGGCGTCCGGTCTGCTGGAACCCGGAACACTGTTTTCGACAAAGTACAGGATGATCCTGCCCCGGAACGCAGATCTTTCGGATGTATCCGCAAAAGCTGATGCAGCATTCGAAGGCACCGGGATGCGTTGGACGGACGCGCGCAACGGTGCCCCCGGGATATCCGAGTTCGTCAATCGCCTGAGTGCCTTTCTTGTCCTTGTCGGGCTGTCGGGGCTTGCCGTCGGCGGCATCGGCGTGTCTGCCGCCGTGCGTGCTTATCTGACGCAGAAGACGGAAACCGTTGCGACGCTGCGCACCTTGGGGGCCGATCGCGCCACCATTTTTCAAACCTACATGATTCAAATTGGCGTTCTGTCCGTCTTCGGGATCGTGATCGGCCTGACGCTGGGTGGGTTGGCGCCGCTTGTTCTGGCCCCGCTGCTGGAAAGCCAATTGCCGGTTCCCGCAGTGTTTTCCCTGTATCCACAGCCGCTGATCGAGGCAGCAATATACGGTCTGCTCACAGCGTTCCTGTTCACCCTCTGGCCTCTGGCCCGCACCGAGGATGTGCGCGCCGCGACGTTGTTTCGCGACGCGTTAAGCTCGGCCCGCCCCTTTCCGCGTCTGATTTACGTCGTGGCAACGGGTGTCGGGCTGTTGTTGCTGATCGCCCTGGCGTCATGGTTCAGTGGCTCGACGCGGCTTACTGTCTGGACCGGTGGCGGGCTTGTCGGTGCACTGGCGCTGTTGGCCCTCGCCGCTTATGCCATTCGCAAACTGGCCCGGGCTGGGGCTTCGTTGGCCCGCGGGCGGCCCACCGTCAGATGGGCGTTGTCGGCCATCTCGGACCCACGCGAAGGCGCAGGGTCTGTGGTTCTGTCGCTGGGGCTGGGCCTGTCGGTGCTGGCAGCGGTCGGGCAGATCGACGGCACCCTGCGCAACGCCATTTCGGGCAACCTGCCGGATGTGGCGCCGTCGTACTTCTTTGTAGACATCCAGAAAGATCAAATGCCCGGCTTCACCGAGCGCCTGCAAAGCGACCCCGCGGTCAGCCGCATTGAAAGCGCGCCGATGTTGCGCGGGATCATCACGCAGATCAATGGCCGGCCCGCTCGGGACGTGGCCGGAGATCACTGGGTTCTGGAAGGGGATCGCGGCGTGACCTATTCGGTTCAACCGCCGCCGAACGCACGCCTGACCGCAGGGGAGTGGTGGGCCGAAGATTACGCAGGTGCACCGCAGGTCAGCTTTGCCGCAGAAGAAGCCGAAGAGATGGGCCTGAACCTGGGCGACCAACTGACCGTCAATATCCTGGGGCGTGACATCACGGCAGAACTGACGTCCCTGCGCGAGGTGGATTTCTCTACCGCGGGAATGGGCTTTGTCATGTCGATGAACCCCTCTGCGCTGGCGGGTGCGCCGCACAGCTTTATCGCGACGGTCTATGCCGACGAACAGGCTGAGGCAGCCATCCTGCGGGATCTTGCAGGCCAGTTCCCCAATATCACGGCCATCCGGGTGCGCGACGCCATTGATCGCGTCTCGGGCCTGCTGGCAGGCATCGCCGCAGCAACCTCGTATGGCGCGGGAGTATCCCTGCTGACCGGATTTCTGGTGCTGATCGGTGCAGCGGCGGCGGGCGAACCTGCCCGCAGGTACGAAGCAGCAATCCTCAGGACACTGGGTGCAGACCGCAGCCATATCCTGCGCAGCTTTGGCCTGCGATCTGTTCTGCTTGGGGCCGCCGCGGGTTGCGTCGCGCTGTTCGTTGGTATCCTGGGCGGCTGGGCCGTTGCCACCTACATCTTCGACACAGAGTTCACGGTCATCTGGTCATCGGCCTTCGGCATCGTTCTGGCCGGGATAGGCGTCACGTTATGTGCCGGGCTGGTATTTGCCCTGCGGCCACTTTCGGTGCGTCCGGCGCGCATATTGCGCGCAAGCGATTGA
- a CDS encoding ABC transporter ATP-binding protein, whose product MTTAVLALQNAALSLDGNAGRVDILHDITLTVNKGETLGLIGPSGSGKSSLLMLMGGLEQATRGQIVALGQDLTDMDEDALARFRRDSMGVVFQNFHLIPTMTALENVATPLELAGHKDAFDRAEQELDAVGLSHRRDHYPAQLSGGEQQRVALARASAPRPKILLADEPTGNLDETNGAAIVDLLFGLRRKYDATLVLVTHSHSLAERCDRVVRLRDGRIAEETRQEAAE is encoded by the coding sequence ATGACGACTGCTGTTCTCGCCCTCCAAAATGCCGCTTTGTCACTGGATGGCAATGCCGGGCGGGTCGATATTCTGCATGACATTACGTTGACCGTGAACAAGGGCGAGACGCTGGGGCTTATCGGGCCTTCGGGCTCGGGCAAGTCTTCGCTGCTGATGTTGATGGGCGGGTTGGAACAGGCCACGCGTGGTCAAATCGTGGCGCTGGGTCAGGACCTGACCGACATGGATGAGGACGCACTGGCCCGGTTTCGGCGCGACAGTATGGGGGTGGTGTTTCAGAACTTCCACCTGATCCCAACAATGACGGCGCTTGAAAACGTGGCGACCCCACTGGAACTGGCGGGGCACAAGGATGCGTTCGACCGGGCCGAGCAAGAGCTGGACGCCGTGGGCCTGTCGCACCGTCGCGACCATTACCCGGCGCAACTGTCGGGCGGAGAACAACAACGTGTTGCCCTGGCACGAGCATCTGCGCCACGTCCCAAAATCCTGTTGGCTGATGAACCGACCGGGAACCTGGACGAAACCAACGGGGCCGCAATTGTTGATCTGCTGTTTGGTCTGCGTCGGAAATACGACGCAACCCTGGTTTTGGTGACACACAGCCATTCATTGGCCGAAAGATGTGATCGGGTCGTTCGGTTGCGTGACGGCAGGATCGCCGAAGAGACCCGGCAGGAGGCCGCTGAATGA
- a CDS encoding arylesterase, with amino-acid sequence MAGLFTWCGFAATAEQVVIAALGDSLTQGYGLVEENGFVPQLDRWLHAQGADVRVINAGVSGDTTAGGAARVDWTLTPDVDGMIVALGGNDLLRGIDPAVSKANLRKILDVARGANVPVLLIGMQAPGNYGADYKQAFDGMYPDLAQEFDVLFAASFFEGLTAEGDPGAVSQFMQPDGIHPNTDGVAKIVESLGPSVLKLVDQADRAE; translated from the coding sequence ATGGCAGGCCTTTTCACGTGGTGCGGTTTTGCGGCCACAGCCGAACAAGTGGTGATTGCGGCTTTGGGAGACTCGCTGACTCAGGGCTATGGGCTGGTGGAGGAGAACGGGTTTGTTCCGCAGCTTGACCGTTGGCTGCACGCGCAGGGGGCGGATGTCAGGGTAATCAACGCCGGGGTTTCGGGCGATACCACGGCGGGCGGGGCCGCGCGCGTGGATTGGACCCTGACCCCGGATGTGGACGGGATGATCGTGGCCTTGGGTGGGAACGATCTGTTGCGGGGGATCGATCCGGCCGTCTCAAAAGCCAATTTGCGCAAGATCCTGGACGTGGCGCGGGGCGCGAATGTACCGGTTCTGCTGATCGGCATGCAGGCGCCGGGCAACTATGGGGCCGATTACAAGCAAGCTTTTGACGGGATGTACCCTGACCTGGCACAGGAGTTCGATGTCCTCTTCGCCGCCAGTTTCTTTGAAGGGCTTACGGCAGAGGGCGACCCCGGTGCGGTATCGCAGTTCATGCAGCCTGACGGAATACATCCAAACACGGACGGGGTGGCAAAGATCGTTGAATCACTGGGGCCGTCCGTTCTGAAGCTGGTTGATCAGGCAGATCGAGCGGAATAG